The Xiphophorus hellerii strain 12219 chromosome 22, Xiphophorus_hellerii-4.1, whole genome shotgun sequence genome has a window encoding:
- the LOC116713633 gene encoding phosphoglycerate mutase 1-like produces the protein MAAFKLVLIRHGESNWNQENRFCGWFDADLSETGEKEAKRGGQALKDAGFEFDLCYTSVLKRAIRTLWLVLDGIDQMWVPVHRTWRLNERHYGGLTGLNKAETAAKHGEAQVKIWRRSFDIPPPPMGPDHDYYTIISKDRRYADLTEDQLPSCESLKDTIARALPFWNEEIAPQIKQGKRVLIAAHGNSLRGIVKHLEGMSDEAIMELNLPTGIPILYELDKNLKPVKPMQFLGDEETVRKAMEAVAAQGKAKK, from the exons ATGGCGGCCTTCAAATTGGTGCTGATTCGCCACGGAGAGAGCAACTGGAACCAGGAGAATCGTTTCTGCGGCTGGTTCGATGCAGATTTGAGCGAAACCGGGGAGAAGGAGGCGAAGAGAGGAGGACAGGCTCTTAAAG ATGCTGGTTTTGAGTTTGATCTCTGCTACACCTCGGTATTGAAGCGGGCCATCAGGACCTTATGGCTCGTCTTAGACGGCATTGATCAAATGTGGGTGCCAGTCCATCGGACCTGGCGGCTCAATGAGCGCCATTATGGAGGTCTAACTGGGCTCAACAAAGCTGAGACAGCGGCTAAGCACGGAGAGGCCCAAGTGAAAATCTGGAGGCGCTCATTTGACATCCCTCCTCCCCCCATGGGCCCAGACCATGACTACTACACTATCATCAGCAAG GATCGTCGCTATGCAGACCTAACTGAGGACCAGCTGCCATCCTGTGAGAGCCTGAAGGACACCATTGCACGTGCACTGCCTTTCTGGAATGAGGAGATTGCTCCTCAGATCAAACAGGGGAAACGGGTGCTCATTGCTGCCCATGGAAACAGTTTGAGGGGAATTGTGAAGCACTTGGAGG GAATGTCAGACGAAGCCATCATGGAGCTGAACCTGCCAACTGGCATCCCGATCCTCTATGAGCTCGACAAGAACCTGAAGCCAGTGAAGCCTATGCAGTTTTTGGGAGACGAGGAGACTGTACGCAAAGCCATGGAGGCTGTCGCTGCTCAAGGAAAAGCCAAGAAGTAA